One Diospyros lotus cultivar Yz01 chromosome 1, ASM1463336v1, whole genome shotgun sequence genomic window carries:
- the LOC127791384 gene encoding uncharacterized protein LOC127791384: MAEVLDNGKFWLPAEFLTDDDVLLSAKQGLGCNGFRPGLGPKFGFPVEFPYEMGSLGSPVESVVGSTETESDEDDVLAGLTRQFARSSLLEHAEKIPSGAQNFEKFWVSSGSPQSTLSAAGSWSVSSHGSPNGPSPPTTPLGETDAWDLIYAAAGQVARLKMNSEGPSRGGGLLGPHRSPAPLHHPSPPVEYPDFGFYFSHCNPSQDYLLKQQSASLWGRQTREAVFPHLHQQMMPQNGGGRVLGGGFERKERSERPLGLPQAAWPPLQTNHQSQLSQPLQGGRSAVGAVFHGGSAVKKQCAGTGVFLPRRYASLSSATRKKPGSSTATAPPVPSRVVPANGFFAQSTATPTHINASSYLPEEIEAVMARRTALLVQQRRSTRPEGAMYRHHHELCLPQEWTY; this comes from the exons ATGGCTGAGGTTTTGGACAACGGCAAGTTCTGGCTTCCGGCCGAGTTTCTCACCGATGACGACGTCCTCCTCTCGGCCAAGCAGGGCTTGGGCTGCAACGGGTTCCGTCCTGGTTTAGGGCCTAAATTCGGTTTTCCCGTAGAGTTTCCCTACGAGATGGGTTCGCTCGGCTCGCCGGTGGAGTCGGTGGTGGGCTCAACGGAGACGGAGAGCGACGAGGACGACGTGCTCGCCGGGCTGACTCGCCAGTTCGCTCGGTCATCTCTGCTAGAACACGCCGAGAAAATCCCTTCCGGTGCGCAAAATTTTGAG AAGTTCTGGGTCTCGTCCGGTTCACCCCAGTCGACGCTGAGCGCGGCAGGGAGCTGGTCCGTGTCTAGCCACGGGAGCCCCAATGGTCCTTCGCCGCCGACCACGCCTCTGGGGGAAACCGACGCCTGGGATCTGATTTACGCCGCCGCCGGACAGGTCGCGAGGTTGAAGATGAACAGCGAAGGGCCTTCTAGAGGTGGTGGCCTACTTGGTCCCCACCGTAGTCCGGCTCCACTTCATCACCCCTCCCCGCCGGTGGAATACCCCGACTTCGGTTTCTACTTCAGCCACTGCAACCCCTCGCAG GACTACTTGCTGAAGCAGCAGTCCGCTTCGTTATGGGGAAGACAAACGAGAGAGGCCGTTTTCCCACATCTTCATCAACAGATGATGCCTCAGAACGGAGGGGGGAGAGTTCTTGGCGGTGGGTTCGAGAGAAAGGAGAGAAGCGAGCGGCCGCTTGGCTTGCCGCAGGCTGCATGGCCGCCTCTGCAGACGAATCATCAAAGCCAACTAAGTCAGCCGCTGCAGGGAGGCCGTTCCGCCGTGGGGGCGGTGTTTCACGGCGGATCTGCGGTGAAGAAGCAGTGCGCGGGCACCGGCGTGTTTCTGCCTCGTCGTTACGCTAGCCTTTCTTCCGCGACTCGCAAGAAGCCAG GTAGTTCAACAGCCACAGCCCCGCCGGTTCCATCTAGAGTGGTCCCTGCCAATGGCTTCTTTGCCCAGTCCACTGCTACTCCGACACACATTAACGCTTCTTCCTACTTGCCAGAGGAGATTG AGGCTGTAATGGCAAGAAGGACCGCGCTGCTGGTGCAGCAAAGGCGGAGTACGAGGCCAGAGGGGGCAATGTATCGTCATCATCATGAACTGTGCCTGCCGCAGGAGTGGACATATTGA